A DNA window from Halomonas zincidurans B6 contains the following coding sequences:
- a CDS encoding GNAT family N-acetyltransferase — MLACPASPPASLIGYLDALFAERRGLATLILDEAWRAHPDWVPLCAALGSPQVHRAVFYQQPWHWLRHAATDPATTPFDPGLGRPRRPPKPRGEVYRRTAPGLGRVFSLRVIDPERDLERFVRWMHLPRIAEFWEQAWSRDELAAFVEARLADAHTLPLVGEIDGRAFGYFELYWAAEDRLAPYYPWEAFDRGLHLLVGEQEFRGAHFVDAWLAGLSHYAYLAEPRTRRLVLEPRHDNARLFRHLERLGLHAQRDFDFPHKRATLAMGRRERFFSEVL; from the coding sequence ATGCTGGCCTGCCCCGCGAGCCCGCCGGCCTCGCTGATAGGCTATCTCGACGCGCTGTTCGCCGAACGCCGCGGGTTAGCCACGCTGATCCTCGACGAGGCCTGGCGCGCGCACCCCGACTGGGTGCCGCTGTGCGCCGCGCTGGGCAGCCCGCAAGTGCATCGCGCGGTCTTCTACCAGCAACCCTGGCACTGGCTTCGTCATGCCGCCACCGATCCCGCCACGACGCCCTTCGATCCCGGCCTCGGCCGCCCTCGGCGCCCGCCCAAGCCCCGCGGCGAGGTCTACCGGCGCACAGCTCCCGGGCTGGGGCGGGTCTTCTCGCTGCGCGTCATCGACCCCGAGCGCGACCTGGAGCGCTTCGTACGCTGGATGCACCTGCCGCGGATCGCCGAATTCTGGGAGCAGGCCTGGTCCCGCGACGAACTGGCGGCGTTCGTCGAGGCACGCCTGGCCGACGCCCATACCCTGCCGTTGGTCGGCGAGATCGACGGCCGGGCGTTCGGTTACTTCGAGCTCTACTGGGCGGCCGAGGATCGACTCGCCCCCTACTACCCCTGGGAGGCCTTCGATCGCGGCCTGCACCTGCTGGTCGGCGAGCAGGAGTTCCGTGGCGCGCACTTCGTCGACGCCTGGCTCGCCGGACTGTCGCACTACGCTTATCTCGCCGAGCCGCGCACCCGGCGGCTGGTGCTCGAACCGCGCCACGACAACGCCCGGCTGTTTCGCCATCTCGAGCGCCTGGGGCTGCACGCCCAGCGCGACTTCGACTTCCCCCACAAGCGCGCCACGCTGGCCATGGGCCGGCGCGAACGGTTCTTCTCGGAGGTGTTGTGA
- a CDS encoding IucA/IucC family protein produces the protein MQTLDAALAHHWPAANRALIAKMIGELSYEQILAATADGEDNGYRLELGAAGVWRYRARLNLWGQPMVDPQSLTPPPGERPEAADFLLALAPALGMHDGQVAEHLEDLFATLRADCQLREARRGLSANAAIRLAEPERQRLRQALAERVAYPADYRLLPVHPWQWQQILAEPAAAVLSHAQYARLETAPYRYHELFGVIWRESLVPRLGDDEQALLMAELMQCDERGRPWLAAYIDASGVTADRWLIRLFEATLVPMWHLMCRYGVSLIAHGQNLTVILRDGVPHRLALKDFQGDLRLVDEEFAEAADLPEALKRVTVRLPPDKLIHDLQTGHFVTTLRFIAPLAESCGVSETRFYRLCGAVLERYVARHPELAERFARFDLFAPRILRLTLNRAKFLHATDHAAERMLAEMQLTVANPLHHAGAQTPDKEVLDA, from the coding sequence ATGCAGACCCTCGACGCCGCCCTGGCGCACCACTGGCCGGCCGCCAACCGCGCGCTGATCGCCAAGATGATCGGCGAGCTCAGCTACGAGCAGATCCTCGCGGCCACCGCTGACGGCGAAGACAACGGCTATCGTCTCGAGCTGGGCGCAGCCGGCGTGTGGCGCTACCGGGCCCGCCTCAACCTGTGGGGCCAGCCGATGGTCGACCCGCAGAGCCTGACTCCGCCGCCCGGCGAGCGCCCCGAGGCCGCCGACTTCCTGCTCGCCCTGGCCCCGGCGCTGGGCATGCACGACGGCCAGGTCGCCGAGCATCTCGAGGACCTGTTCGCCACCCTGCGCGCCGACTGCCAGCTGCGCGAGGCCCGCCGCGGGCTGAGCGCCAACGCCGCCATCCGCCTGGCCGAGCCCGAACGCCAGCGGCTGCGCCAGGCGCTCGCCGAGCGGGTCGCCTACCCGGCGGACTACCGCCTGCTGCCGGTGCACCCCTGGCAGTGGCAGCAGATCCTCGCCGAGCCGGCCGCCGCGGTGCTGTCGCATGCTCAGTATGCGCGCCTGGAGACCGCGCCCTATCGCTATCACGAACTGTTCGGGGTGATCTGGCGCGAATCGCTGGTGCCGCGCCTGGGCGACGATGAACAGGCGCTGTTGATGGCCGAACTGATGCAGTGCGACGAACGCGGCCGGCCGTGGCTGGCCGCCTACATCGACGCCTCCGGCGTGACCGCGGATCGCTGGCTGATCCGGCTGTTCGAGGCCACCCTGGTGCCGATGTGGCACCTGATGTGCCGCTATGGCGTGTCGCTGATCGCCCACGGTCAGAACCTCACCGTGATCCTGCGCGACGGGGTGCCGCATCGCCTGGCGCTGAAGGATTTCCAGGGCGACCTGCGGCTGGTCGACGAGGAGTTCGCCGAGGCCGCCGACCTGCCCGAAGCGCTCAAGCGCGTCACCGTGCGGCTGCCGCCCGACAAGCTGATCCACGACCTGCAGACCGGCCACTTCGTCACCACGCTGCGCTTCATCGCCCCGCTCGCCGAGTCCTGCGGCGTCTCGGAGACGCGCTTCTACCGGCTGTGCGGCGCGGTGCTCGAGCGCTATGTCGCGCGCCATCCCGAGCTCGCCGAGCGTTTCGCGCGCTTCGACCTGTTCGCCCCGCGCATCCTGCGCCTGACCCTCAACCGCGCCAAGTTTCTGCACGCCACCGACCATGCCGCCGAGCGGATGCTCGCCGAGATGCAACTGACGGTCGCCAACCCGCTGCATCACGCCGGTGCTCAAACGCCCGACAAGGAGGTGCTGGATGCCTGA
- a CDS encoding lysine N(6)-hydroxylase/L-ornithine N(5)-oxygenase family protein, with protein MPDRPIHHGAFDLAGLGAGPFNLSIAALADSHVPTLRTRFFERRETLSWHPGMLLPDTHLQTGFLKDLVTAVAPDSPHSFLNYLVCHRRFYRFVNAELPTLSRAEFSDYLRWVGGRLSSVETGNAVREVRLDLHGFRLSCDHGSYRARHLCLGTGKAPWLPPFAEALHGPQCLHAAEIAHVERDFTGQRVAIVGGGQSGADIFINALRGHWGRPAELNWLSRRRNFQPLDETAFTNEYFTPEYTRGFHGLPEEIREREVAAQKLASDGITPAALQALYRELYHRFDVLGEPRWARLLPHRSAVELRRQRPGFHLTTEHGLSGERETFDADVVIFATGFCSRLPECLAPLAGRLERDARSELVLGAHFEARWDGPASHRLYAVNAGRHSHGIAEPQLSLMAWRSATILNHACGREVFDLGDDAGPIVWQPFVERDAWARAI; from the coding sequence ATGCCTGACAGGCCCATTCACCACGGTGCTTTCGATCTCGCCGGCCTGGGCGCCGGCCCGTTCAACCTGAGCATCGCCGCGCTCGCCGACAGCCACGTGCCGACGCTGCGCACGCGCTTCTTCGAGCGCCGGGAGACGCTCAGCTGGCATCCCGGCATGCTGCTGCCCGATACCCACCTGCAGACCGGCTTCCTCAAGGACCTGGTCACTGCGGTGGCCCCCGACAGCCCGCATTCGTTTCTCAACTACCTGGTCTGTCACCGGCGCTTCTATCGCTTCGTCAACGCCGAGCTGCCGACCCTGAGCCGCGCCGAGTTCTCCGACTACCTGCGCTGGGTGGGCGGGCGCTTGAGCTCGGTCGAGACCGGCAACGCGGTACGCGAGGTCCGCCTCGACCTCCATGGCTTCCGGCTGTCCTGCGACCACGGCAGCTACCGCGCCCGTCACCTGTGCCTGGGCACCGGCAAGGCGCCGTGGCTGCCGCCCTTCGCCGAGGCGCTGCACGGCCCGCAGTGCCTGCATGCCGCCGAGATCGCCCACGTCGAGCGCGACTTCACCGGCCAGCGGGTGGCGATCGTCGGCGGCGGACAGAGCGGCGCGGATATCTTCATCAACGCCCTGCGCGGCCACTGGGGCCGGCCCGCCGAACTCAACTGGCTGTCGCGTCGGCGCAACTTCCAGCCCCTCGACGAGACCGCGTTCACCAACGAGTACTTCACCCCCGAGTACACCCGCGGCTTCCACGGCCTGCCCGAGGAGATCCGCGAGCGCGAAGTCGCCGCCCAGAAGCTGGCCAGCGACGGCATCACCCCCGCCGCCCTGCAGGCGCTCTACCGTGAGCTCTATCACCGCTTCGACGTGCTCGGCGAGCCACGCTGGGCACGCCTGCTGCCGCATCGCAGCGCGGTGGAACTGCGACGCCAAAGGCCCGGCTTCCACCTGACCACCGAGCATGGCCTGAGCGGCGAGCGGGAAACCTTCGACGCCGATGTGGTGATCTTCGCCACGGGCTTCTGCTCACGCCTGCCGGAGTGCCTGGCGCCGCTGGCCGGACGCCTGGAGCGCGACGCGCGCAGCGAGCTGGTGCTCGGTGCGCATTTCGAGGCCCGCTGGGATGGCCCGGCGAGCCATCGGCTGTACGCCGTCAACGCCGGCCGCCACAGCCACGGCATCGCCGAGCCGCAACTCTCGCTGATGGCCTGGCGTTCGGCGACGATCCTCAACCACGCCTGCGGGCGCGAAGTGTTCGACCTCGGTGACGATGCCGGGCCGATCGTCTGGCAGCCGTTCGTCGAGCGTGACGCCTGGGCGCGGGCGATCTAG
- a CDS encoding ATP-binding cassette domain-containing protein: protein MFQVNAASFAINGKTLLEPTDLRFDEGRVYGLIGHNGSGKSTLLKLLAQQQSASQGEIRLDGRPLADWGNREFARQVAYLPQHLPGAEALTGRELVAFGRYPWHGLLGRMSDEDRRQIERAIALTHTEAFADRLVDTLSGGERQRVWLAMLIAQGSRFLLLDEPLAALDIAHQVEVLALIRKLCRELQLGVIIVLHDVNMAARYCDHLIALHSGRLLAQGAPSELMCDATLEAIYGIPMRVMAHPGGEHPIAVLH from the coding sequence ATGTTCCAAGTCAATGCCGCCAGCTTCGCGATCAACGGCAAAACCCTGCTGGAGCCCACCGATCTGCGCTTCGACGAGGGCCGGGTCTACGGCCTGATCGGCCATAACGGCTCGGGCAAGTCGACGCTGCTCAAGCTGCTCGCCCAGCAGCAGAGCGCCAGCCAGGGCGAGATCCGGCTCGACGGCCGGCCGCTGGCCGATTGGGGCAACCGCGAATTCGCCCGCCAGGTCGCCTACCTGCCGCAGCATCTACCCGGCGCCGAGGCGCTGACCGGCCGCGAACTGGTGGCGTTCGGCCGCTACCCCTGGCACGGCCTGCTGGGGCGCATGAGCGACGAGGATCGTCGGCAGATCGAGCGCGCCATCGCGCTGACCCACACCGAGGCGTTTGCCGACCGGCTGGTCGATACGCTTTCCGGCGGCGAGCGCCAGCGCGTGTGGTTGGCGATGCTGATCGCCCAGGGCAGCCGCTTTCTGCTGCTCGACGAGCCGTTGGCGGCGCTCGACATCGCCCATCAGGTCGAGGTGCTGGCGCTGATCCGCAAGCTGTGCCGCGAGTTGCAGCTAGGGGTGATCATCGTCCTGCACGACGTCAACATGGCCGCCCGCTACTGCGATCACCTGATCGCCCTGCATAGCGGCCGGCTGCTCGCCCAGGGCGCGCCCAGCGAGCTGATGTGCGACGCCACCCTCGAGGCGATCTACGGCATCCCGATGCGGGTGATGGCTCACCCCGGCGGCGAGCATCCGATCGCCGTGCTGCATTGA
- a CDS encoding iron-siderophore ABC transporter substrate-binding protein — protein sequence MSPIRPPHTASSLIAALLLALLSGLLLARPASADVSSNTPPRLATIDWTIAETLLGLGVTPRGIAQTGAYRDWVGAPELPATVADLGLRAQPNLELLADLAPERILISPMFASLESRLSQIAPVSTVALYAREGPLWPNLLAATREIAELAGRPQAAERLIAASQARIAALADTLPPIERPLLMVQFMNARHVRIFGEKSLYDAVLDRLGLANAWTGATNSWGFSLVGLEALAGIDARLVVVEPLPAGVEAALADSGLWRRLEPVRNDRVVTLPPVWSFGGLPSAQRFAEQLAAALRAAERNAEDDIP from the coding sequence GTGTCGCCAATCCGCCCGCCCCATACCGCTTCGTCGCTGATCGCGGCCCTATTGCTGGCGTTGTTGAGCGGGCTGCTGCTGGCGCGCCCGGCCAGCGCCGACGTTTCGTCGAACACGCCGCCGCGCCTGGCCACCATCGACTGGACCATCGCCGAGACCCTGCTGGGGCTCGGCGTGACGCCGCGGGGCATCGCCCAGACCGGCGCCTATCGCGACTGGGTCGGCGCGCCGGAGCTACCCGCCACGGTGGCCGACCTGGGGCTGCGCGCCCAACCCAATCTCGAGCTGCTCGCCGACCTGGCCCCCGAGCGCATCCTGATCTCGCCGATGTTCGCCTCGCTTGAATCGCGCCTGTCGCAGATCGCCCCGGTCTCGACGGTGGCCCTCTATGCCCGCGAGGGCCCGCTGTGGCCCAACCTGCTGGCCGCGACCCGAGAGATCGCCGAGCTGGCCGGTCGCCCGCAGGCCGCCGAGCGGCTGATCGCCGCCAGCCAGGCACGTATCGCAGCGCTGGCCGACACGTTGCCGCCGATCGAGCGGCCGCTGTTGATGGTGCAGTTCATGAACGCTCGCCATGTGCGCATCTTCGGCGAAAAGTCCCTTTACGACGCCGTGCTCGACCGGCTGGGGCTCGCCAACGCCTGGACCGGCGCCACCAACAGCTGGGGCTTCTCGCTGGTCGGCCTCGAGGCGCTGGCGGGTATCGACGCGCGCCTGGTGGTGGTCGAGCCGCTGCCGGCCGGCGTCGAAGCGGCGCTGGCCGACAGCGGCCTGTGGCGCCGCCTCGAGCCGGTACGTAACGACCGGGTGGTTACCCTGCCGCCGGTCTGGAGCTTCGGCGGGCTGCCCTCGGCGCAGCGCTTCGCCGAGCAGCTGGCCGCTGCGCTGCGCGCGGCCGAAAGGAATGCAGAGGACGACATTCCATGA